From Streptomyces sp. TLI_105, the proteins below share one genomic window:
- a CDS encoding gamma carbonic anhydrase family protein, with the protein MTEALIKGVGGKEPRIDPTAFTAPTSVVLGEVTLGARASVWYHAVLRADCGPIAIGEDSNIQDNCTVHVDPGFPVSIGDRVTVGHNATVHGCVIEDDVLVGMGATVLNGARIGAGSLVAAQALVPQGMEIPPGSLVAGVPAKVRRPLTDEEKAGIRLNAEMYLHLAKGHAEAFED; encoded by the coding sequence ATGACAGAGGCGTTGATCAAGGGAGTGGGCGGCAAGGAGCCGCGGATCGACCCGACCGCCTTCACCGCCCCGACCTCCGTGGTGCTCGGCGAGGTCACGCTCGGCGCCCGCGCCAGCGTCTGGTACCACGCGGTGCTGCGGGCGGACTGCGGCCCGATCGCGATCGGCGAGGACTCCAACATCCAGGACAACTGCACGGTCCACGTCGACCCCGGCTTCCCCGTCTCGATCGGGGACCGGGTGACCGTCGGCCACAACGCGACCGTGCACGGCTGCGTGATCGAGGACGACGTGCTCGTCGGCATGGGCGCGACCGTCCTCAACGGGGCCCGGATCGGCGCCGGCTCGCTCGTCGCCGCCCAGGCGCTCGTCCCGCAGGGGATGGAGATCCCGCCGGGCTCGCTGGTCGCGGGGGTCCCGGCGAAGGTGCGCCGCCCGCTGACCGACGAGGAGAAGGCGGGGATCCGGCTGAACGCCGAGATGTACCTGCACCTCGCCAAGGGCCACGCCGAGGCCTTCGAGGACTGA